A genomic segment from Glycine soja cultivar W05 chromosome 18, ASM419377v2, whole genome shotgun sequence encodes:
- the LOC114395398 gene encoding uncharacterized protein LOC114395398 — protein MKKMKTHSRYQDNLDSDSKSKRSCFCGIVPAVSLLCVVLLFSTLFFAQRYNEKLLRWKMNIKKLKNDNCKNQCRTGGSHALPEGIISNTSDLEMRHLWDLPMTKTIENKENASTNLFAMAVGIKQKDLVNKLVKKFLSSNFVVMLFHYDGIVDEWNDFEWNNHVIHVAVANQSKWWFAKRFLHPDIVAEYGYIFLWDEDLGVEHFHPDRYVSIIKSEGLEISQPALDSNKSEVHHQITARGRRSNVHRRIYKTGGSGKRCDESSTAPPCTGWVEMMAPVFSRAAWRCVWYMIQNDLIHAWGLDMQLGYCAQGDRTKNVGVVDAEYIVHYGHPTLGGLDVNEVTSRTKDHRVDVRRLSYRELQVFRKRWQKAVEEDDCWVDPFQ, from the exons atgaagaaaatgaagacacATAGTCGT TACCAGGACAATTTGGATTCTGATTCAAAGAGTAAGAGATCATGCTTCTGTGGAATCGTTCCAGCGGTTTCTTTACTTTGTGTTGTCTTGCTTTTCTCGACTTTATTCTTTGCACAACGCTACAACGAG AAACTATTAAGGTGGAAAATGAACatcaagaaattgaaaaatgacaaTTGCAAG AACCAGTGCAGGACTGGTGGAAGTCATGCATTACCTGAAGGCATAATCTCCAACACTTCTGATTTGGAAATGCGGCATTTGTGGGATCTTCCTATGACTAAGACAATAGAG AATAAGGAAAATGCATCAACCAATTTGTTTGCAATGGCAGTTGGGATAAAGCAGAAAGATCTTGTGAACAAATTGGTCAAAAAG TTTCTATCAAGCAATTTCGTTGTAATGCTCTTCCACTACGATGGTATTGTTGACGAATggaatgactttgaatggaaTAATCATGTCATTCATGTGGCTGTAGCCAATCAAAGTAAATG GTGGTTTGCAAAGCGTTTCTTACACCCTGACATAGTTGCAGAATATGGTTATATTTTCCTATGGGATGAGGATCTTGGAGTTGAACACTTCCACCCGGATAG GTATGTTTCTATTATAAAAAGTGAAGGACTGGAAATATCACAACCAGCACTTGATAGTAACAAATCAGAGGTACATCATCAGATTACTGCACGTGGGAGGAGGTCGAATGTGCACAG AAGGATTTACAAAACTGGTGGTAGTGGCAAACGTTGTGATGAAAGTAGCACTGCTCCTCCTTGCACAGG GTGGGTTGAAATGATGGCTCCTGTTTTCTCAAGAGCTGCTTGGCGTTGCGTTTGGTATATGATCCAG AATGACTTGATCCATGCATGGGGTCTAGATATGCAGCTAGGCTACTGTGCTCAG GGTGATCGAACAAAAAATGTTGGTGTTGTGGATGCTGAATACATAGTCCACTACGGTCATCCTACTCTTGGAGGCTTAGATGTGAATGAG GTTACATCTCGGACAAAGGATCATAGAGTTGAT
- the LOC114395733 gene encoding auxin efflux carrier component 5-like, translating into MIGWEDVYKVVVAVVPLYFALLLGYGSLKWWNIFTKEQCEAINKLVCYFTLPLFIFEFTAHIDPFKMNFSFIAADTISKFIIMVVLALWAKCTPKCTFCWSIISFSLCNLTNAVVVGVPMVKPMYGALGVDLVVQSSVLQATIWLPLLLFVMEFWRTGIEGTTTTTVKPRSKTMINKNEGGGGKDVEAVDVKEELMLEESVTSRLPFCKVMKLVWRKLATNPNSYGCVIGISWAFISNRWNLEMPSMLEGSIQIMSKAGTGTAMFSMGIFMALQEKLIACGPSMTLIGLVLKFIAGPAATAIGAIAVGLRGDVLRVVIIQAAVPQSITSFIFAKEYGLHPEVLSTAVIFGMIVSLPVLVAYYAILEFVH; encoded by the exons atgataggGTGGGAAGATGTATACAAAGTAGTGGTAGCAGTGGTGCCACTCTATTTTGCTCTATTATTAGGGTATGGTTCACTGAAGTGGTGGAACATCTTCACCAAGGAGCAATGTGAAGCAATAAACAAGCTAGTTTGTTACTTCACATTGCCACTCTTCATCTTCGAGTTCACTGCTCACATCGACCCTTTCAAGATGAACTTCTCGTTCATAGCAGCAGACACCATATCGAAGTTCATCATCATGGTGGTACTTGCCCTCTGGGCCAAGTGCACTCCTAAATGCACCTTTTGCTGGTCCATAATCAGCTTCTCTTTGTGCAATCTCACCAAcgctgttgttgttggggttcCAATGGTGAAGCCCATGTATGGAGCCCTAGGTGTGGACCTTGTGGTTCAGTCCTCGGTTCTTCAGGCCACCATATGGCTCCCTTTGCTTCTCTTTGTGATGGAGTTTTGGAGAACGGGAATTGAgggcaccaccaccaccaccgtaAAACCAAGATCAAAAACAATGATCAATAAGAATGAAGGTGGAGGAGGGAAAGATGTGGAGGCTGTTGACGTGAAAGAAGAGTTGATGTTGGAAGAGAGTGTTACTAGTAGGCTTCCTTTTTGCAAGGTGATGAAGCTTGTGTGGCGCAAACTTGCAACAAACCCTAACTCCTATGGCTGTGTGATTGGCATTTCTTGGGCTTTCATATCCAACAG gtggAATTTGGAGATGCCAAGTATGTTAGAAGGGTCTATACAGATAATGTCAAAGGCCGGGACGGGCACTGCCATGTTTAGTATGG GTATTTTCATGGCACTTCAGGAGAAGTTGATTGCTTGTGGACCAAGCATGACCTTAATCGGTTTGGTTTTAAAGTTCATTGCGGGCCCTGCGGCTACGGCTATTGGTGCCATTGCTGTAGGATTGCGTGGTGACGTTTTGCGAGTCGTCATCATTCAg GCTGCTGTGCCACAGTCCATCACATCCTTCATTTTTGCTAAAGAATACGGATTGCATCCGGAGGTTCTCAGCACTGC GGTGATCTTTGGTATGATTGTTTCACTTCCCGTCTTAGTTGCCTACTACGCAATATTGGAGTTTGTACATTGA
- the LOC114396100 gene encoding CBS domain-containing protein CBSX6-like, translated as MASVFVYHVVGDLTVGKPELAEFHESETVESAIRAIGESPEGSIPIWKKRSQLGIENSDMRQQRFVGILSSFDIVAFLAKSRCLEDQDKALKTPVSEVVVHNNSLLRVVDPATRLIDALDMMKQGVKRLLVPKSIAWKGMSKRFSVIYYGKWLKNSESPGNSSNNLPLSMNRSPSTSVTPIPDKYCCLSREDVLRFIIGCLGALAPLPLTSIAALEAINSNYNYIESSTPAIEATQKLPQDPSAVAVIESASDGQCKIIGEISACKLWKCDYLSAAWALANLSAGQFVMGVEDNVTPRSLHEFSLDSPSGDIDLVNSGGSRKPRKFSSRSVGFFSNSASHNFSSRSMYRGRSAPLTCKITSSLAAVLAQMLSHRATHVWVTEDENDEVLVGVVGYADILAAVTKPPTTFIPANRSTEGFGNEIQC; from the exons ATGGCGTCGGTGTTCGTGTACCACGTGGTGGGCGATCTGACGGTGGGGAAGCCGGAGCTGGCGGAGTTTCACGAGAGTGAGACGGTGGAGTCTGCGATTAGGGCGATTGGGGAGTCCCCTGAAGGGAGCATACCCATTTGGAAGAAGAGATCTCAATTGGGGATTGAGAACAGTGACATGAGACAGCAGAGGTTTGTTGGTATTCTTAGTTCCTTTGACATAGTTGCGTTTTTGGCTAAGAGTCGGTGTCTGGAGGATCAGGACAAGGCCTTGAAGACTCCTGTTTCCGAGGTTGTTGTTCATAACAATTCGCTGCTCAGGGTTGTTGACCCTGCAACAAg GTTGATAGATGCGCTGGACATGATGAAACAAGGTGTGAAGCGTCTGCTTGTTCCAAAGAGCATAGCATGGAAGGGCATGAGCAAGCGATTCTCAGTTATCTACTACGGCAAGTGGCTCAAGAATAGTGAATCTCCTGGCAACAGCAGCAACAATCTACCACTTAGCATGAATCGGAGCCCCTCAACTTCCGTTACTCCTATCCCTGATAAGTACTGTTGTCTCTCTAGAGAAGATGTGCTCCGTTTCATCATCGGTTGTCTTGGCGCATTGGCTCCCCTTCCTCTCACTTCCATTGCTGCTCTTGAAGCAATTAATTCAAACTACAACTATATTGAATCTTCTACTCCAGCCATTGAAGCCACTCAAAAGCTTCCTCAAGATCCAAGTGCTGTTGCTGTAATTGAAAGCGCATCAGATGGTCAGTGCAAGATCATTGGAGAAATTTCTGCATGTAAGTTATGGAAATGTGATTACTTATCCGCAGCATGGGCTTTAGCGAATCTCTCCGCGGGACAGTTTGTTATGGGAGTTGAAGATAATGTCACCCCAAGGTCACTGCATGAGTTTAGTTTAGATTCACCATCTGGAGACATTGATTTAGTTAATAGTGGGGGTTCAAGGAAACCAAGGAAATTTAGTAGCAGGAGTGTCGGGTTCTTCAGCAATTCTGCGAGCCATAACTTTAGTTCTAGAAGCATGTATAGGGGTAGGAGTGCACCCCTGACATGTAAAATTACTAGTTCATTGGCTGCAGTATTGGCTCAGATGCTATCTCACAGGGCAACTCATGTCTGGGTGACCGAGGACGAGAACGATGAAGTTTTGGTCGGTGTGGTCGGATATGCTGATATTTTAGCTGCTGTAACCAAACCACCTACAACCTTCATTCCTGCTAATAGATCTACAGAGgggtttggaaatgaaattcagTGTTGA